The genomic window TTTTGTACTGGTACAGACAAAGGATGTGATACCACGCAAGAGTGAGGATAAAGGAAAAGATGTGCGGCCTAGCGAGCCAGTGCAGTCCGGAAGAGGCCGTAGCCAGTATCACCACCGCAAGAGAAATAAGGATGTTCTTGTCCCTTGCATGGATCGTTTCGAAGAGGAGCATGGCGGTCAGGGCGATGAAAAAGCTGAAGAAGACGACGACTCCGGTCAGGCCGAAGGCGCTGTGGACGAGGGCCATGATCACCTCGGAGAGCCATTCGTGGGCGGTCCAGGGCAAGGGAGGCGTCAGGTAGGAGAACATGTCGTGCTGCGGCACCTTCATCGTCTTCATGATGTATTCGCCGGCGCGAATGTGGTATCCGGTGTCGCCGTCGTTCAGCAGGCTCTGTCCCAAATGCACAGAGACCAGCAAAAAAATCGCGACAAAGAGAAAGTCCGCGATGGACGGAAGCAAAGAAGTGCGTTTGGTAGTCTCTGTAGTGGTCAATAGAATCACCTTTTGCAAAAGATTGCGGCAACGGTCGAGGTTAACCTTGCAAAGGATCTCGTTGTGTCAATTGACGGGGCGCTCTGGGCTTTCTCCACCCCGCAACAAGCCCGAATATCATCCTGCTCCCAACCGCCAGGGCCTTCAGATTACTGGAATTTCCGCCTTTGCTGAGGCCGACCCGGTTGTGGAAGGTGATCGGACACTCAACGACCGCGAGACCTTGAGCCAGCGCGGTATCAAGAAAATGGGCGTTGAATTCCAGGTTGATCTCAGGGTTCAGGTACGGCATGAGGACCTCAAGCGCCTGGTTCCTGCAGAGCTTGTAGGTGGTTCCCACGTCGGTGAAAGTCCCACGTCCCAGATGCTTCACCTCGAGCAGCTTTCCAGCGAAGAAATTGCCGTAGTACATGAAGGTGCTGAGCTGCGTGCGCCGCTCGCGCAGTTGCTCGCTTATGCGTGTTCCGTTGACGATATCGGCGTGCGGCAGGTATGCCAGGAACTTCTCGATGTCGTAGGCCCGGAAGGTCATATCACCTTCGCATAAAAGGGTCAGCTCGGTATCTTTAAAGCTGAGCCCCTCGCTCAAGGCGCGATAGACGCAGTTGCCGTACCCCTGGAGCGGTTCGTTCACGACGAGCGCTCCTGCGGTTCGCGCGCATTGTGAGGTTCTGTCCGAGCTGTTGTTGTCCACCACGATGACGCGCCTGACCAACGGGTGCGCTTTGAAGTCCTCAACCGCGGCACCGATGCTGAGCTCGTCGTTGTAGGCCGAAAGCACAACGGTCACGCCGCAGTTGGAGGGTGGAGCCCAGCGAACCGGCGTCGTGCGGCGCTTGGAAGGGAAGAGCACGAAGAGGTCGTAACAGATGAGCAGTCCCCCGGCGACCACGGGCATGCCGCTGTACCAGACGACCCGATCGGCCACCCATAGCCACTGCCCGTCGCCTTGGCACAGCAGTCTTAGGAAACCGATGAAAACGCCGGTCAGATACACGCACATCCCGGCCAGCGCGAGCAATATCCCGTACAGAAAAGCGGGAAAGGTCGCAATTTGGTGCAGCGCGGACTTTAGAGGGGAGTGTTCTCTCATCGTCTTTTGTACAGAAACCACATGTCTGATTCGGCCGCGAGGAAAAACCTGTGGTCAAGTCCGGACCGGTAGTTCTTGAGTAACCCGTCAATGGGGGAAGCCGGCCGCTTCGGAACCATGACGATGTCGGCATCGCCGAAATACCACGCCTCGGATGGGCGATGCCCGTCGCTGAAGGTGTAATTGTAGGTCGCAGCAGCCATCCCCCCCCTCGGAGCGCTTCTTCCCATGGAGTACGGGAACGGGTTCATCATGTCCATGGTCAGGACCTTGTCGGACGGACGGGAATGCTCAAGCAAGATGCGGATGCCGCTGTTGACGTATTCCACGTATCTTTTCCCGTTGCTGTTTGGCTCCCACTTGTCGTCATACATAAGCAGGGGACTCAGGCGCGGTTCGGTGAACCTCACGAGCGAAGAGCTGTCCGAAGGCCAGGTTTTCTGTACAAGACCGTAGGCGAGACCGTAGAACTGGGTGAAGAATGAAATGAAAAAGAACGTTACGCCGGCAACCAGCGCGAGCCTTTCCACACGAAACGGGGCCTTCTTCCGCGCACGAAACTTATTGCCGCTGCGCCGGTGCACCTCGATGACCAGCAAGAAGGAGTAAAGAACGGTGAGAGGCAGTTCGGTGTATTGCTGGTTGCTGCAAAGAAGCACCATGTCCAGTGCAAAAAAGAAAAAGCCCAGCAACACATAGGTAAAGCCGGGAGCATCGCTGCCTTGACGGCTCATCGTTATCGAGCTTTGCCAGGACAACAGGACGATGAAAAGCAGGTAGACCGCGTTGCCTGATAATTTGATCAACAACTCCTTATAGCTGAAGCTCATCGCTCTGGCCCCTGCCGCAAGCTGAAGATCGTGATAAAAGGCGGCTGCGTCGAAGTCAAGGTACGTCAGAAAAGCCAGAGACGTCAGGAAGAACCCGAGCGTCATGGCAGACAGACGCGCTTTCGAACGCCGGCCGAGCAAAAAGGAGGCCCCGATCATCAGCACCACCACCCCGAAGTAATTCGCCTTGAGAAACAGCAGCAGTGCGGCAACCACCCCCGTCGATGCACCGCCGATCTTTTCCTCCCATTCAGTAGCCGCTCTCAGCCGGAACGCCTCGATCATCACAAGCCCCAGCAGTACGTACCCGTAACGGTTGTAGTACATCGCGTGGCTGGAATTGACCGTCCCCCACCCGAGAGGATAGGGAGAAACCAGCAGCAAGGCGAGGTAAAGGCAGATGAAGAATCTAGGAACAAACGAAACGGCATCGCGGCTCAGGCGATACCCCCAAAGTGACAGGACAAACGCGAAGAGCGCGTTAGCGTACCCGATCGCGTTCACCGAACCGTGCGAAAGGGCCATCCCGGCGCCCACCACCAGGAAGGAGAGCGCCCCCCATGGGCTGGTGAAGTCCAGGTGCGGACGCTGGCCGTTGAACACGCGCCACCCATTATCAAGCAGGAAAAAGAGGTCGTGCCCGAACTTGCGTGTGGGAACCGCGCCCACATACGCGGCGGCAGCGCACACCGCACCGAGACAGGCGAGAAAGAGCACATTCCGGCGTTGCCTGGCCGCGCCGTAACCGTCTCGTGATGGATTTGTGAGGTCACTGCGCATGGAGAATGGTACCTGCCTCGCGGAGTCTAAGTGATTTCAATCCGATTACCGATGACGGTGGCGGCGGCGTCAAGGACGCCGACGGGGAGTTCGAGGACGCTGTAGGCCTTGACCGGGGGAGCCGATACCCGGCCGGGTCGAAGCCCCTTCGTCATCGCCACCACCCGCATGTCGCGATCCAGGAACACCACGTCGATGGGGAATTTCATTCCGAAGCTGTGGACGCTGCGGCAGGGCCTGATCCACATCGCTTCTCCAGGCGGGAGCTCCTCCCTGCCGAGGAGCCCCTTTAGCCTGGAGAAAAAAGTGTCGGCGACCGCGACGCGGCTGGCGATCTCTCTCCCTGAGGTCGCGTCGATCGCCCTCATGTCACCTGAACATGTTCTCGGGGAGAAAAAGCCTGACACCTACCGCGCCGAGGAAGCTGGTCGGATCATACTCACTGGCAGTGCCCTTGACGTCACCCTTCGGCGCGAAGACCCCCTTGACTTCAGCGGTGAGCGCGACCCCCTTGGTGACGAAATAATCCACACCCGCATTTATGTGCCCACCCGTGGTCCACTCGAAATCAAACTTCTGGCCGGACTGGTACTGGAAATCGCCGGTGATGAAATCGACTCCTGCCCCGAGGTAAGGGACCAGGCGGTTATCCGGGTTGAACCGGTACTGAAGCCCGAGGGAGACATCGGTGAAAGCAGCCTCGCCGACTTTCAATCCGTTCACCTCGAGATCTATGGTCGGCACCTGGGTGATATCAAGCTCGGCCGCGAGGTTTTTGCTCAAGCCGTAGATGAGACCTCCTCCTGCAGCCAGTCCGGTTTTCGAATCGGTGGCCCCGGTGATGAAATCGTCCTGCAGAGGAACGGCGAAACCGACCTTTCCGGTGATACCCAACCTGCCGTCAATGTCTGCCGCCATGACACTCCCCGCCGAGAGTGAAAAGATAAAAAATACCAAGAAAATGAATTTGCGCATCATGCCTCCTGTAGCTGTAGGTTCAGAGGGAAACTTACGGCGTGGTCGCAGCCGCCTTCTCCTGGGTGAGCGAGGCTATAAATCCTCCATAAGACCTCAGTGTTATTCCATCGACGGTGGCCGTCGCCTGGTAAATGATGGACTCAGCGTTGAACCCACCAGGTCCTGGCGCCTCCAGCGACACATTGCAGGTGAATATTCCCATGCCGTGATCGTCGGTCCTGACCGTTACGATTAAGGGGTCGGCGCCCGGGTATGTCACAGGCAAGCCCGGCAGCGGCGGTATCAGTTGAATCAGGGTATCCGGATTCCTCCCGGTGTTGTTTATCTCTATGGAGACGTCGAGATTCGGCAAAGGAACACCGTTGTTGTCGAGCGCCTGGAAAGGCACGAGTTGCTTGAAGGTGAAAAGTCCGGCGGCATCGGCGGGCAGGGACGCGGAAAGCGTGTTCAGGGTGCCGTCGGGATCGGTAGGCGCTTTCGAGGTGAGGAAATTTATCACATAGCTGTTCTGACGCACGACTTCGATGGTGGTGTACGCGGTCACGAGAGTGTCGTTCACGGTTGTGGTGGCCTGAACGATGATACTGGAGCTGGAATTAACGGTTCCCGACCTCAGGCGGCAAACCGCATTGCCAACGGAGTCGGTGCTTGCGAGGGTGGCGACACCCTGCGCCAAAACGTTGCCTGAGTAATCCACCATGTTGCCCGGGCCTGCCAGGACTTTGAAGGAAACCTCCTTGTTTTGCACCGGCTTCGGAGGAGACTGCAAGTCGGTGACGGAGGCGGTTAAAATGACGTCGCTGTTGACACCCACCGAAGCCTTGTCGCTGACCAGCGTCATCTTGATGATGGACGCGGACAAAGGCTGCGTTGTTATCTGCACCGGCGCCAACGCCGTGACCGTGGTGTTATCAATGGTGGCTGATGCCTGCAAGATGACGGCAGAGGTAGAGGCGGGGTTTAATGCGCGAATGCGTGCGAAGCACTCGCCTGACGAACCAGTGGTGGCGGCGGCGGTTATGACGGAGGCTTCGCCGGTAGCGACGCTGAAGTTGACCGTTTTGCCGGGAACCGGGGTTCCTCCGCTGTCTTTCAGAAAAGCGGTGACGTAAAACTCCTCGTTGTTGTCTACAACCTGCTTGCTCGGAGTCATGGTCAACCGGTAACTGACCGTCGAGTTCGCCGTAGGTACCACCTGGAATGGAACGTTGGCGACGATCTGATCGGTATTTACCGTGGTCGTCGCTTCGACGATAACGTTCGCTACGGCTGACGGGTTACCGGCTTTCACTATCGCCGTAGCCTGACCGTTGGAATCGGTGACGGAACTTGCCGTGAGCATCGTGGCAGGTCCGGCGGCGACTCTGAAGCTCACGGGGAGATTGGCAACCGGATTGTTCGAGCCGTCGCGAGCGGTCGCGGTGATAAGGAGTTCCTGGTTGGGGCTGACCGCGCTGGAACTGGTGGCAAGGGACAACCGGGCGCTGTTGAGGTTGACGTCCGCCGGTGAGACCTGGAAGCTTCCGTAGCCGACAACGCTCTTTCCGGAAACGGTGGACGCTCCCTGAACTATGACGTTGGTCGTGACGGCGGTTGCGCCGGCCTTTATGAAGGCCAGAGCGACGCCGTTGGAATCGGTCTTGGCGGATGCGATGACAGCCGTCGCGGGTCCCGCCGCTATGGAGAAGTTGACGGTCTGATCGGCAACGGGACGGCTGTTGGCGTCCTTAAGGGTCGCCGTCACTATCATCTCCTCGTTGACCAACGCCGCTGTCTTGGCCGGAATAAGGGTCAGAGTATAAGGGGCGGTTCCCGTGTCGGTCCCGCCGATGGTCCCGCCAGGATTGAACGGATCGGCATTTCCGCTGGAACTACTGCCACACCCCGCCAAAGTCAGCACCAGAACCGGCAACAGTAGCAGTGCCGCCCTCACTATGTATCGCATGTCCCCTCCTCGTAATGCAGTTGAACCTGCAAAAAGTTACTTCCTGCAAAGCCGCGAATAGATGAGAGCCAGTTCCACGGCGATAACCAGTAGAATTACGCTGTCGAAATCGATGTGCATCGTGTGCGCCTCCTTTCTAGGTGCAGTTCCGTCATTTAAGCAGAGTCCTGCTGATCTGTACGTAAGCCGGCCCGAGGATGACAACCAGAAGAGCGGGGAAGACAAACAGGATCAGCGGGAAGATCATCTTGATGGTGGTCTTTGCGGCGGCCTCCTCGGCGATCTGCCTCCTCTTGGTGCGCAAGGTGTCGGCATGGACGGCAAGCGCCTGGCTGAGGCTTGTGCCGAAGCGCTCGGTCTGAGCCAGCATGGTGACGAAGGACTTCACGTCGTCGACCATGGTCCGCTCTGCCATGTCCTTTAACGATTCTATGCGCGGCTTGCCCGCCCGCGTCTCCATAGTCGCCACCTTGATCTCTTTCGCCAGAGGGTCTTCAGCGAACTGCGGGGTTTCCGTCGTCTTGATGAGGGCGGCGTCCATGCTGAGCCCCGCGTCGACGCAGACGGTCAGAAGATCGAGGATGTCCGGCAGGGTATGGAAGATCTTCAGCTGACGTTCGTTGTACTGGTGGTAGAGCCAGTAACTGGGTGCCAGATACCCCACTATCGCGAGGATGATGAGAACCAGCAGCAGTTGCAAATCGAGCTCGAGCCCCTTGGCCATGACGTAGACCAGGAAGAAAGCGCCGGGCAAAAGGCAGGTGAGCAGCAGCTTCGCCCCGAAGAAGACATAGACGCTCTCCTTGCGGTAACCGGCGGCGACGAGCATCTTCGAGTACTTCCCCTGCTCCTTGGAGGAGAGGCTCAGCATCTTCCCCAGCTCTCCCAGTTGGTCGTACCACTGCGGGGCTTCCTCGACCAGTTCGACCTTGCTCACAGGCTTCACCTCAAACTTGTCGAGCCTGTTCTGTACGATGCTGCGCCGCGACATGTACGGGTAGACCAGGGCCGCCGTCAGGAGCAGTATGGCGATGAATACCGTTGCGGTAATTGCGTAGACCATCGAGCTCCTCCTAGATCCTTATCCTGATGATCTTTCTAATGACGAACAGCCCTACGACCTGCAGGCAGACGGCAAGGCCCAGGACGTAAAGCCCTCTGGTTTCCTTGTATAGGACCGACTCGTAATGCGGGTTCAGGATGTTGAACATGAAGAAGGTGAATACCGGCAGAACGCCGAGCACGTACCCGGTCATGCGCCCCTGGGCGGTGTAGACCCTGACCTGCCGCCTTATCTTCAACCGTTCCCGGATCGTCTTGGCCAGATTTTCCAGGATCTCCGAGAGGTTGCCGCCGACGTCGTTGTTGATGGCGATCGCGGTGGTGAAGAACCTGAGATCCAGGCTCTCGATCCTCTCGTTCATGTTGTTCAGGCTCTCGGTAATCCTCAAGCCCAAAAGCTGCTGATCATATGCGGTTTTGAAAAGCTCACCCACGGGGTTCTGGATCTCCTCACCCACGAGTTGGATGGCGCTCGTAAAGGAGTGCCCCGCGCGCAGCGAGCGTGAGATCATGGTGAGGGCATCAGGAAAAAGCTCGGTGAACTTTTCAAAGCGCTGTGTGATCTTGAAGTTCAGGAAGATGAACGGAGAGAGCGAGAACCCCACCGCAATGAGCAGGGAAATGAGGATGGACTTGATCATAAAGAGCGAGATGACGAAGCCGAACAGGATAAGCCCGGCCGTCAGCATGACAAAGCGCGACGAGGTGATCTCAAGGCCTGCGTGGTCGAGCTTCTTGTCCAGGTCACGGGTGAGAGGGAAAGAGGCAAGGATACGGTCTAGGGGCGGGGTCTCCCTGATGATCTCGGCGCGCAGATCCTCGGGTATCCCCTGGGCGTCTGTATCGCGGGCGAGACGCTGCAGGCGCCTTTTGAGCTCGTACTTGGGCGAGGTCCTGACCGCTGCGACGCCGAGATAGACGGTGAGGCAGAGGCAGAAGACCGCCAGGAAGGTCACGATCACGATCGGTAGCAGCAAGGCTCCCTCCTCCTAGTTCTCGAAGATCCCCTGGGGGAGTTCGAAGCCGTAGACCCTGAAGCGCTCGGCGAACATGGGGCGCACCCCGGTCGCGCGATACACGCCGACCACCCTCCCCTCCTTGTCGATGCCGCGCTGGTCGAAGACGAATATGTCGTGCATGACGATGGTGTTTCCTTCCATGCCGGTTATCTCGGAGAGCTTGACCACCTTCCTGGTCCCGTCCGAGAAACGCACGAGCTGAACGACTATGTTCAGTGCCGAGGCCACCTGTTCCCGGATGGCGCGTTCCGGCAGATCCATGCCGGCCATGAGCACCATGGTCTCGATACGTGCGAGCGCGTCCCTCGTGGTGTTCGCGTGGACCGTGGATATCGAGCCGTCGTGACCGGTGTTCATCGCCTGGAGCATGTCGAGCGCCTCGCCGCCACGGATCTCGCCAAGGATGATACGGTCCGGCCGCATCCTGAGGGCGTTGCGCACGAGATCGCGCTGGGTGACTTCTCCACGACCCTCGATGTTCGCTGGGCGCGTTTCGAGCCGCACCACGTGGTCCTGTTTCAGGTGGAGCTCGGCGGAGTCCTCTATGGTGATCACACGCTCGTCATGGGGGATGTATTCGGACAGGACGTTCAGCATGGTCGTCTTACCGGTACCGGTACCCCCGGAAACGAGGATGTTGAGCCTGGTCTTCACCGCCCCTTCGAGCATTTTCTCCATGCGGGCGTCGAGCGTGCCGAGGTTCAAAAGATCGCTCATCTTGAGCGGGTCCTGCCCGAAGCGGCGGATGGAGAGGACGGGGCCGTCCAGGGCCAGCGGCGGGATGATGGCGTTCACGCGCGAGCCGTCAGGGAGCCTCGCGTCGACGTAGGGTGAGGACTCGTCGATGCGCCTTCCCACCTTAGAGACGATACGCTCGATGATCTGGAGCAGATGGGCGTTGTCCTTGAAGCAGACCTCGGAGCGGACCAGCTTGCCGAAGCGCTCGACGTAGACCTGCGAACTTTTGTTCACCAGGATATCGGAGACGTGCGGGTCGGCGAGCAGGGGTTCCAGTGGGCCCAGACCGAAGGTCTCGTGCTGGATCTCGACGACCAGGCGGTCCCTCTCGAACTGGTTGAGGGGAACCCCTTCCTCGATGATCAGGTTTTCAATGACGAAACCGATCTCCCGGTTCAGTTCGTTGGCGCCAAGCAGGTCCAGTTTGGCGAGGTCGAGCCTCTCGATCAGGCGCCGGTGGATGCGGCTTTTGAGGTCCTGGAAGAATTCCTGGTCCTTCATGCTGCCCGGCATTTGAAATGGGTTGTTGGGAACCATAGAAGAACCTCTCGTTTTCCGGCAGCCGCGGGAAGCCTCACCTTTGGTGAGGCCGCGGGCGCTACTGTTTCGTCATCATCTCGGCCAGGTTGAGGATCGCCTTACTCACGGCGGAGCCGGGGGAAATCCTGACCACGGGCATCCCCTTGTTGATCGACCCCACCACATCCATGTAATCGTTGGGTATGGTCTGGTAGACGGTATGGCCTAGCACCTTTTCGGCGTCCTTCACCTGGATGTCCGCCTTCGGCAGGTAGCGGTTCACCACGAGCTTCACACGGTCCTTTCTCAGCCCCTTTCTTTCCATCGCCGAGAGGTAACGCTTGCTGTTTTTGAGCGCGGGGAGGCTGAGCGTAGTGGTGAAGAGAATCAGGTCGGAGGATTCGAAAATCGCCATGTTGCATCCGATAAGCGGGCCGCCGCAATCCACGACGACATAGGTGAAGACCCCCCGCAGGAACTCGAGGATGCGGCGCACCTGGTCCGGGGTGATCAAGATGGCGTCGTCCACCTCGTTGGGTTCCGTGAGAACGAAGGGACCGGAACTGTGCCTGGTCATCACCGTCATGAGGAAGTTCGCGTCGAGTCGATCTATGTTGCTCGTGACGCTGCTCAGCGTGTAGGTCGGGCTGACATCGAGAAAGGTGCTGATGTCGCCGGAGTAGAGGTTCAGGTCGACAAGGGCGACCCTGGTCCCTTCCGAGGCAAGGCTCGCGGCGAGGTTTACCGCTACCGTCGTGGTACCTACCCCTCCGGTCGGGTAGTAGACCGAGAAGATCCTCCCCCTGGGGGTGTCGTCGGCGCCCTTGGCGAAGAGGAAGCGTCCCACCTTCTGCAGCGCCTGTTTAAGTTCCTCCTGGGTGATGGGGCGCAGCATGTATTCCACGGCACCGGCGCGCATGAGCGACAGGATCCAGTCCGAGCTCTTCTCGGCGGCGCTCACGATGACCGAGGTCCTCGGGAACTTGGCGCAGATGAGCTGCACTTCCTGCATACCCTTTTGTATGTCGTCCACCTCGAGCATGACGACGTTCGGGGATGACTTCTCGATCATCCGCAGCCCCTCGGAGAAGTCGCTCGCCGAGCCGACTATCCCTATCGTTTCCGAAAAAGGGCGCAGGGTGGCTTCTATCGCGGTCCTGGCGGAGTGATCGCTATCTATGATGACCAGTGAGATGTGTGGCTGCATGCAACGGTCCTTTTGGCTGCGGCGTTATTTCACGAGTACCGGAGATTTCCCCATGAGGGAGGGATCTCCGCAGGGAAGACAATCGAGCCTGCTAAAGGTGACCCCCGGGGTGGCACCTCGGTCCACGTCGACGATCCAGGCGATGGCGAAGGTGTTCAGCGGGTACGGGATGGGCTGATCGCCAGGCGGGCAGGAAGGAACCGGCGCCCCGTACTTGTCGACGCCCGGGCTAAGTATCGGGACAATGACCTCCCATTTGCCGTCGGCGTCTTTTTGGCTGTTGAATTCATCCTGCAGTTCCTTAACCGCCTCCCCCACACCGTTGTTGGTGTAAATCCCCTTGTTGCAGACATCGGCAGGGTGCATTTCGCCGTGGATGTACTTGGCGATGTCGCTTTGCGGCCCGAGATCGGTCGCCGCCGAGGTGAAGGAAAAATCGGTCCACCCGACGGTGAGCTCAGGCGGGGGTGCGGTGGCCCCGGACTGCTTGAAGAAGAACTTGACCGGCGCCGCAACGCTCGGAGGCGTGGGCATGCTGCACGGCGTCAGGCAAAGGGCGATCGGAATGGTCGGCCTCGGCGGCCGCATGGCAATCGCCTCTGCGGAAGCGGACATCTCGGGCCACCCCTCCCCTCCGCCCGGCAAGAGGGCGAAGATCTTGCCGAAAAAAAGCTGCACCTTGCCCTGTTCAGCGGCGCTTGCTCCGGCAACCGTCCTGCGCGCAACCACCCGGACGGCGTTGATCGGAAATCTGGCCGTTGAGAAGCTCGGCGTCGCGGTGGCGGTCCAGTTCCCGATGGTTACGTCCCCTTCGGTGACCGCCACATCGTCTCCCGCCGCCTTGTTCTTCGCCGCGAATTCGATCGCCTTCTGCTTTACCGACGCGCTGTCGCCAAGGTTCATGGCAGCACCGGCCAAAGCCGCGGCATCGGCAGCATTTTGCAGCTGCCCTCGCGTCACGTACATGTAGCCCAGGTCGACGGCGAGACTGACGAAGCCGACCAGCACCACGATCATGAGCGCAAGGTAGACGACGGCAAATCCCCTATGATCGCTTTTTCTTATTCGCCTGTTGGCATCCATGACAGTTCCCTCTCCTGTTCAGGAGTAAGCTTCTTGTCGGTAGGCAGTGCGGTCTTTACTCCCGGCGCCGTCGGTTTCACGATCTTCGGTGTGATGAAGAAAACAAGTTCCTTCTCTTTCATGTCCTTGGTGCTGGAACGAAACAACGCGCCCAGGATCGGGATATCTCCGAGCAGCGGGATCTTGGACATGTTCTTGATCTCCTCCTCCTGAAGCAGCCCGGCAAGGACCAGGCTCTCGCCGTCCTTGAGCTCCACGCTCGTATCCACGTTTCTCGTATCGATGATCGGATACCCGTTCACTGGGAGATATCCCTGGATGCTGCTCACCTCGGCGGGGTTGATCTTCAACGAGATCAAGCCGTTCTCCATGACTTCAGGCTTGAACTTGAGCTTGATGCCGACCGTCTCGTACCGGATGGTCGTTGCCGCGGTACCGTTGGAGCTTTCGACTACGCTGAGAGGTATCTTGGTCCCGGCAAGGAAGTTCCCCTCCTGGTTGCTTTTGACCAGCAGGTTCGGTTCCGCCAGCACCTTGGCCAGCCCCTTGGTGCTAAGGGCCTGGAGGACCGCGCCGATGCCGGCGGGAAAGTAGGAGACCCCGGCCTGGAAGGCCCCCAACGAGGCGAGGTCTCCCATGGCGGGTGAGGTTCCCGTAAGAGCCCCGTCAGGCCCGGCAACGAGGTTCGAGTACCCCTCGGCGGAACTTCCTTTCACCAGGAAACTGATGCCGAGTTTTTTGAGGGATGTTTTGTCGACCTGGGCCACTTTCACCTGAAGCAGCACCTGCTGTGGCTCGTTCACCGTGATGTTGTTGATCACCTTCCCCGAGTAGGCCTTGGCGAGCTCGAACGCCTTCGTCCTTGTCTGGTCGTTGGCGACGTTGCCGGAGAGGACCACGGTGTCGTTGGCGTACTGGACCTCGATGCCGTCGCCGGGTGCCATTTCCTTCAACTGGGCCTGGATCGCATCACGGTCGCCGACCACCCTGAGGTCGAAGAAGGTCGGGACCGGACGTTCGTCGCCGTCCCCCTTGGTCCATATGATCATGCTGGTGTTGCCGATGGAAATCCCGTCCAGTTTCAGCACGTACTCGGACAGGATCTCGGGCACGACGAACTTATTGGTGTTTCCCGCATCCGCTTCGGAACTTCTTTTTCTCGCGGCGGCGGCGGGGACGACGTTAGATGCGTCGGCAGTCCCGGGTCGGGCGGCGGCCACCGTCACTTCCGTATCCCTGTCCGTCGCCTCTTTCCTCGTGTTGGCCAGCGTCACAAGCACGATCCTCTTGTTCTGGCTTTTGAAGTCCACCAGGATGCTCTTGTACAGGCCGACCTCCAGGGGAACGCCGGCACGCGCCACGGTCACATATGTGCAGGTCACCAACAACGCCCAGACCAAAAGCCGCAGTTGTTTTTTCAGGACGGTTATCATCAATGCACCTCATTTGAGCTTATGTGGTTAGCACCTATTGAAGAACGAACTCCTTGGTCGTGCGGACACCGCCGTCGATCAAGGTGACGGTGTGTCCTGACCGCTGCGGCTGGACCTGCACCTGGGCCTTGGGCTTTGGCGCCGATACCGGG from Geomonas ferrireducens includes these protein-coding regions:
- a CDS encoding response regulator; translation: MQPHISLVIIDSDHSARTAIEATLRPFSETIGIVGSASDFSEGLRMIEKSSPNVVMLEVDDIQKGMQEVQLICAKFPRTSVIVSAAEKSSDWILSLMRAGAVEYMLRPITQEELKQALQKVGRFLFAKGADDTPRGRIFSVYYPTGGVGTTTVAVNLAASLASEGTRVALVDLNLYSGDISTFLDVSPTYTLSSVTSNIDRLDANFLMTVMTRHSSGPFVLTEPNEVDDAILITPDQVRRILEFLRGVFTYVVVDCGGPLIGCNMAIFESSDLILFTTTLSLPALKNSKRYLSAMERKGLRKDRVKLVVNRYLPKADIQVKDAEKVLGHTVYQTIPNDYMDVVGSINKGMPVVRISPGSAVSKAILNLAEMMTKQ
- a CDS encoding pilus assembly protein TadG-related protein; this translates as MDANRRIRKSDHRGFAVVYLALMIVVLVGFVSLAVDLGYMYVTRGQLQNAADAAALAGAAMNLGDSASVKQKAIEFAAKNKAAGDDVAVTEGDVTIGNWTATATPSFSTARFPINAVRVVARRTVAGASAAEQGKVQLFFGKIFALLPGGGEGWPEMSASAEAIAMRPPRPTIPIALCLTPCSMPTPPSVAAPVKFFFKQSGATAPPPELTVGWTDFSFTSAATDLGPQSDIAKYIHGEMHPADVCNKGIYTNNGVGEAVKELQDEFNSQKDADGKWEVIVPILSPGVDKYGAPVPSCPPGDQPIPYPLNTFAIAWIVDVDRGATPGVTFSRLDCLPCGDPSLMGKSPVLVK
- a CDS encoding type II and III secretion system protein family protein, which codes for MITVLKKQLRLLVWALLVTCTYVTVARAGVPLEVGLYKSILVDFKSQNKRIVLVTLANTRKEATDRDTEVTVAAARPGTADASNVVPAAAARKRSSEADAGNTNKFVVPEILSEYVLKLDGISIGNTSMIIWTKGDGDERPVPTFFDLRVVGDRDAIQAQLKEMAPGDGIEVQYANDTVVLSGNVANDQTRTKAFELAKAYSGKVINNITVNEPQQVLLQVKVAQVDKTSLKKLGISFLVKGSSAEGYSNLVAGPDGALTGTSPAMGDLASLGAFQAGVSYFPAGIGAVLQALSTKGLAKVLAEPNLLVKSNQEGNFLAGTKIPLSVVESSNGTAATTIRYETVGIKLKFKPEVMENGLISLKINPAEVSSIQGYLPVNGYPIIDTRNVDTSVELKDGESLVLAGLLQEEEIKNMSKIPLLGDIPILGALFRSSTKDMKEKELVFFITPKIVKPTAPGVKTALPTDKKLTPEQERELSWMPTGE